The Lujinxingia vulgaris genome segment GCATCGCCTCGGTCTCAAAGAGCTCGCGGTAGAAGGCTGCAAGCTCCGGGTCCTCCACGTTTTCGCTGAGGATGGCGAAGCGCTCACAGCTGCGCGCTTCAATGAGCCCCGCCACCAGCAACTTATCCATAAACATGTAGGGCTCCTCCGATCGTATCGCCTTCACGAGCTTCGAGGCGTAGGGGGCAGGCTCCAGGCGCACAAGCTCCACACCGCGGGCCTCCAGCACGTCGAGCATCCGCGAGAAGTGGTCCATCTCCTCCTGCACCACCGCGCTGAGCTGCCGCGCCAGGCCCGCGCGCCCGGTGTAGCGGAAGATCATGCTCAGCGCCGTCGACGCGGCGCGCTTCTCCAGGTGGGCGTGGTCGATCAGGATAAGGTCGAGATGCTCGCGTACCCGCTCGTACCACCCGTCATCGGTGGGTTGAGCCAGGTTGAGCATCTGTCGGGAGAGCGGGGCGTTCATAAGCGTCTCAATGAAGGTGCAGGGGGTGGGCAGGCAGCATCAACGTCTGCCCTTGCTCAAAGTAGAGGGGCCAGAGCGCCTGTGCCTCGATCGTCTCCAGCGAGCGACGCAGCGCGCCCTGCGGCAGATGATCGAGCAGGCGCGGCGCGTTGACGGCGGGCTCAGCCGCGATAAACGCTCCC includes the following:
- a CDS encoding tRNA-(ms[2]io[6]A)-hydroxylase translates to MNAPLSRQMLNLAQPTDDGWYERVREHLDLILIDHAHLEKRAASTALSMIFRYTGRAGLARQLSAVVQEEMDHFSRMLDVLEARGVELVRLEPAPYASKLVKAIRSEEPYMFMDKLLVAGLIEARSCERFAILSENVEDPELAAFYRELFETEAMHYTLYTNLARDHFSREEVKARLQELAVVEVEALRAGGDIPRLHSY